TTGAGCAAATTAAAAGCGTCAATTTTGCAATGAAATATGTTTTAAGGTACTACCCATCGTCTCAATGCAAAATTGGACGCCTATTAAAAGACACGTTATTCGACAAATGCGCCCGTTTGTTTAAGTATATTTGTTCACAAACTTAAAGGTTTTAAGACCTGCCTCTTTTCTTTCTCTCAGTTATTTTTTAGAGTATAAGTTTAAATGCCTTTACAAATAATACCCCTATAACAAATTAGGGGGTTAATAAAATGGCAGAAGCACCCACAAGTAATAATGCTATGAGCACAAGTAATAATGGAATGAGTACATCTAATAAGATAAACCTTTCAGGTCTTGGTATTGGAGCAATTGTACTAACCACTGTTTATACGGCGGTTTTGGCTTCGCAGTTAATGGCTACCAAGCATAAAGTCAATTACCTTTATTACAAAGAATTAACACAAAATAAATAGCGAATTATAGACGGTGCTTTTTTCACCGTCTTTTATTTAAATAAAACAGAATCTGAACTAACCTGCCCGTTACTTTAAGTACATTTCTTCACAATCACCATTTATCCTAACATAAAAAATCCATTTGCTTTACGAGCGTTGCTAAACAATCTGGCCCGTTAACGGAAGATCCATGGCCGGTTTTATGATGGAACTTTATTTCCATCCATAGGAAACCATGAAGGTTTAAAAGGTTGCCTTAAGGCAACTAAATTACATTTGCATTCTAAGAATCATAATGTCTTTCCCATATGATTTTATAACTTCGTAAAACAAAAAATAAACGGAATATAAATCCATTTTGATGAAAATAGAGTCGTTTACTTTTAACGTCTTTAAGCCGCACTTTGCTGTTGAGAAATGCGGCCTTTTTTAAATTTAATTATTTAGTAAGATTTCTTGTGAATACCCAACCGGTTAATTCTGACCCAGATTCATTTGTATACTTTATAAAAGACCAATTTCTTTTTTTGTGAAGAATTATAACCGGTTTGTTCATATCTAAAGAATCAATCTTTCCACTTTTTATTTTGGAAGAAAGAAACACCGGTGTCTCCCTAGAAGTAACTCGAACCTGAGTAAGCATTTTTTCCGGTATTTCATATTCGTGTACCAAATTGATCTTAATAACTTTTGCATTTTGTTTGGGTTTCACCTCAGATAACTGTACCTCATGTAAAACTTGATTCTTCATTACCTCATCAACGGCTGGTTGCAGAACAAACATATAAAGTGAAAAAAAGATGCTTAGAATAAGATATATAAAAGGCTGCTTCTCCGCTAAGGTTTTCCGGGATTCTAAAATATAGGTAGCCCACGAGTTTAATTTGGACCAAATACCGACAGGGTTATCATTTAATTCTTGATTTAATTCTCCATTTAATTTCTCTATATTCTGCTTAGAATCGGACTGAATGCTTTGATCGTAATCAGCCACATAAAGGTTCGAAATTTGATTGATATTTTCCAAAAAATCATCTGGAATCCCTAAATTAACAGATTGTATAAGTTTTGATGCTTCTTGTAAATCTTTAGATTTTAATCCTATATTTGAGAGATTATTTATACGTTTTTGTAACTTTGCTATTGAACCTGTCGCGACAAGAGAATTTATTCTCTTTCCGATTAATGCTGCGTCTTGAAAAGCTTTTGACTGTAGCCCTATCTTTTGAAAATCATCCATACGTTTCTGTAACTTCACTATTGAACTTGTTGCAGCGAAAGGATTTATTCTCTTTCCGATTAATGCTGCGTCTTGAAAAGCTTTTGACTGTAACCCCATCTTTTGAAAATCATCCATACGTTTCTGTAACTTCGCTATTGAACTTGTTGCAGCGAAAGGATTTATTCTCTTTCCGATTAATGTTGCGTCTTGAAAAGCTTTTGACTGTAACCCTATCTTTGGCAAATTATCTATACTAATCCTCATTTCCACAGGGTATTTATCATCCCCCATAATTTATCTTTCCCCTCCAATGAGTGGCGCCACACAACTTATTATATCACAGTGATTCTTTAGTAAAATATATTCTGTAACGAATGTTCCCATGTTTGCAGTTAGTGACCCATACCCCATGAAAATAAATCTAATTGCAATTTTGAGCGCTTATATAATGGAATAAAAAATATACCGGCTTTTGAAAAAGCCTCACCAAAACTTTCTGTAGGATCAATCGCCGCCGGGCTTATCGCTCGCCGTTAGGCGAAACGGAAAGGGAATAAATGGTTTTCCCTTCCCGTTCATGACACCAGCGTTTGGGTTGGTGCATCGTGTCAACTCCTTATCCTCCCTTCGGTCCGGTACCGTTTGGTGATAAGAACACGCAAATATGGCCCTTTTGCTTAAAGTCATAATATATCAATAACGTTCGTTTTTGAAACACCGGGTACAATATAATAATCTGAAAATTTTTTAGCGATATATCAGCATCCTGATCGTTTAAAAAGTCATCTCAAAATCTAAATTTCAATATATCTTTCAGTTAACATTTTTGATAACATAGAATGAGAGATTTCGAACAGGAGTTGGCATTTTATGTTATTTGGGTATGCGAGGGTCAGTACCAATGATCAAAATTTACATATGCAATTTGATACTTTAAAACATTATGGTGTTAAAGAAGAAAATGTCTTTGCAGAGAAAATTACTGGGACAAAAAAAGACCGACCTAAATTTAATGAAATGTTAAAATATCTCCGTGAAGGAGATACCGTCGTCGTTTATAAATTAGATAGGATTGGTCGCAGTACAAAACACCTTGTCGATTTGATTAATGACTTTCAAGAAAAAGGCATTAACTTTGTTTCGCTTAATGAAAACATCGATACAACAACGGCCATGGGGAAATTGGTCTTTACGATTTTTAGTGGTTTAGCCCAATTTGAGCGTGACATTATTTCGGAACGAACGAAATCAGGCTTAGAAAGTGCCAGAGCTAGAGGACGGCAAGGCGGCCGACCTAAAAAAGACCCATCTAAATTAGATATGGCCTTTAGGATGTATGATAGTAAGGCATACAGTATTAAAGAGATATTGGATGCTACTAATATTAGTCGTGCTACCTTTTATCGTTATTTAAGTCAAAGAGAATAAACATTTTATAATAGTTGTAGAACGTCGCTATAGTACCCAGTGGCCCCATATTATTGCTGTATTTTTTTGCGATTCATTACTACCGTTGAATGCCGGTCAAGGGCTTGTGTGGCTCAATCGGTTGATGTTGGCACCGGAAGAAATCGAAGAGGTAGATCTTTTTGGATAAATTTAATACAATGGAATGGCATCATGAAATACCTAGGCACCTTTTATCCCCTTGTCCCCTTTTTGGGGACATTTTTTACCTTTAATACACTATATGTCTATCAATATTCCATCGCAAATATTTATTAAGAAAATGGGGATTGACAAATTAAATTTTGTGGTCTGCCGTCTATGTGCTGTCATTCGCACAAAAGGTTGAGTACCCTATTGGCACCCAACCTTTTTCGAGATGCTTGTCTATATTTAGAAAAAGAATAATGATGTTAACAATACTAGAGAGGTAATAGCAAAGAATGGGAAAAAGAACCCTGATCCCTCTGTAGCAAGATAAACACCTTGCGGTGTCACGTCCTTGAGAACGCCACGATAACAGTGGCCATAACAATCGACGATCTCAACGGGTTTGCCGTAATAGTCACAAGCTTTATGATACATATAATCAGCCGACATAGGTCTTCTTCTCCTTTCAAATCATGAGTGAAGGGGCAAAAGACGAGGGGGGCGTCCTTTGCCTTAATCCTATTGTTTAATACACATAACTTGTGCCTACAATAATGAGAAGAATAAACAAGACAACAATAAGCGCAAATCCAGCGCCCTTTCCGTATCCACCATATCCATATCCGTAGTCAGACATATATAGCCTCCTCTCTTCGGTGATATCCAAACCATTTTGATATAAGAGGCTTGCAGCGCCTCTTTCAATCTTATAATTCATCGGGCTTTTAAAAACCATTTAATGGTACGTTATTGTTAAGCCTGATTCTACAGTCCTATCCTATGCTAAAAAAGTGGTTATCGTATGGACGAATGACAAAGGATTTAAGCACAATGATGTCGACATTGTATAACGCTAAACCAAGGGATCATTTTTAGAGATGGGGGATTGTTAAATACATAGGGTAACGCAATAGGCAGTGTGCAGTCTCCTGCTCGTTGTTATTAATAATCATCGTGATGTTTGTCCAAAACTTCCAATGCCTCACTAACCTTTTTCGCAAATTAAATGGGGTTTTCAATCAATAACCAATGATTATAAATCGCTGTTACAAGAATATCCCGTTTTTTCAATTCGGTGAGTAAAGGATTGACTTCTTCTTGCTGTAGTACCGTTTCACCAAAATTGAAGGCCCAGCCTTTTCAATCAAGATTTTCAGAACTGGGAAATTTACGGTAGTGAAAGTGGAAACTTGGTTCTTAAAATTGAATCTACGAAAGTTGGGCAAAACAAACCTCATCATTTGTTAAACTTCCGTCTGAATCTAATATACGGGCAAATTGACGACAAACGTCTTTTAATGAATGCCAATCCACATCGATCTTAATCTTCTTCTCATATCAATATTTGTTTCGTTCTAGCGTATGTTATAAAAGGAAGGTCCGTATGGACGAGTGTTAAGCGATAGAAGCGGATTTTCCATAGGTGATATCAAAACGCATATCTAGGGGTAGGCATAGAACTAGCAAAGATTTCATCAGGGGCCAAGCAGCTTACTTTAAATGGAAATATATCGGGCCATACCTAGGCTATTTCCATAAGATTTATTGACTCTAATCAACTGTATTTCCTAACAGGGTTAGAGTCTTTGTTGTTTCGTTTTATTGCTATTTTCAAGCAGCTTCGTATTGATTGTGCATATATTTCTCGTAGAAAGAACAAGATATCAACTGTCCCCTGCTTTTTGGCAGGTCTTCCTTTATTCTCCGTAAAAGCAGGGTTTTCCCTGCTTTTTTAAATCAAATGGTTGTTTCGACCCCCATGACCACTACCTATGAATCATAAGGACAACAATACCATCAAATAAGCTTTTTATGACAGTCCTTGGTCATCGCCATGTTCACTCAAGGAATCAATCCCTGGCTCTTCGTACAACGTTTGTTCCCATTCTTTCAAGCAAAATAATGCTACCTGGTATTCAGCACTGGTAACGGCTTTAGTATGGTTATCATAGTGAATCAAATACCTTAACCCTGAGGACGACGCATGAACACTGACACCTCTAATCAATGGTTTCATTGCTTCAACTCCTATGGTTGTATTTATAAGGTAAGAAATACTGTATCTTGGTTCTCGAGCCTTCGATAAAAACTTTTGACTACGGTGTAGGCGTAACAAAGGATAAAATAAATAAGATGAGAACGCTTGGAAGGATGAGGTGTTCCATTTATGTCTTAATATTATGACAAAACGGAGAATTGATCAAATATAAGCGTATGAAGACAACTTATCGTGTTCTCCACACGCTTCAGCCCTTTGGGCAATGGGAAGAAAGGTAGTGCTAACCTTTTCAAACATGAAAAAACCATGGGTATACAATACATATCTATGCGATTCGAGTTATTTAGGTGTAAGCCCAATAAAGGCCCCATAAGGACCTCTTTGTCATTTAAAATATAACCAAACATCAGTTTTCGATTCGTCAATGATGATTGTCAGTCTTTAACCCTTGCTCTCTCTTTGTGATACATTTAATGAAAAGGCAAATGCCTAACAGATGTTTTCTGTTAAGCATTATGTAGCGATGCAGGCAAATTAACATAAACTAGTCCTATGTACTCATTAAATTTTACTTATTTTTCCGATAATTCATTTACTTATGAACATGTTATGATATAATAAAACCGCTAGGCTACTATACAGAATGAGTCATCCCCTTTGAAAGGAGATGATTGATGTGGCTCCGTTCGAAGTGCTGAAACTGATGATTAGCTTTGGGCTTCTGGTTGCTACAATCATGCACGGACGGAAACGCTAAAACGTTTGAACTCATTCTGTATGGACCAGGGTGCCCTCACACCTTGGTTTTTTTTCGTTATCCTCTTTATTATACCGTGGTATTATTCTGACATCAATATTGAAATTGAAAGGGGTATCACCTCAATTAGTGACAAAACGCCTCCAACGAACATTTTTTTCTTTTTGGTAACAATCTAACGCATATTGTAAAATGATTTAATAGCCACTGTTATATCCTTATTTTCCCTTGTCTGCGAATAGAAAAACGCAACAAATTGGAGCCATACGCCAACATAAGTGTCCTAAAACTAGCCTAGCCTTTATTTGAATCTTTTGTTCGCTTTCCACAAAATAACCCCGCACCCATTAAGGGTACGGGGCTGATGCTATACAAGGACGAACTCCTATTTTTGGTCAGGTCCTTATAAAAGCCGATGCATCCTATTTTACGAGGCCATAGAATGAACTATACCTTTAAAAGGAGTGCATAGCCTTATGTCATACAAGAAAAAGCCGGATTTTGACTTTGATCGTGATCAACGTAGAAACAACAATCCATCGTTAAAAACAGTGGCAACTCTCATGTCTATGTTGAAGCCGAAGCCAAATCAAAGGCTTTTGCTGAGGCATTTGCCAAAGCCATTGAAAAGCAACAAGATGATGATGACTTTGACTTTTTTGATGACTAATTAAAGGTCATCCAACTTAAACGACTCCCTGTGATATATTATCCTCCTCGGATGGGGGATAATATATCATATGACATATAACCTGATGTGGTACCCGTTCTCAGATCAATAGCTGAATCTCTTCTTGGTTTACTAGCTTATGTTTGTCGTCGTCCCAATCTTGATGCCCAATCAGTAACCACCCATTGCCATAATGCCATTGAATGTCATAAAAATCCCCTTGATACATAACAGTCTTTGCCATGCTTTAACCTCCATTAAAATCAAACACCTTAACATAGGTGTCGATGTATTGAATAGAAAAAATGGTTCTAGTATGGTAGGGCCCAATGTCTCTAGCTCTTCTTCGATCTCGGTCAAAACGTCAGGATAAGGATCAATCGCGTTGTGTTTTTGACTTAGCTTGAGGAGCATGGGACAGGCCCTATTTTGCCTTGTTGGATCCATGAACACCTATTTTCGTTAGGGATAAGTTCATATCTTTTCGTTAGCCAATCCATTCGAATACATTGTATTAACGATGTTTGAAAGGAGTGATGACATGAGTGGTTACGGAAGCGGATTCGCGTTAGTTGTCGTATTGTTTATTTTGCTGATCATCGTCGGAACGAGCTATGTCGGTGGCTACGGCTACGGTGGTTATGGCTATGGTGGCTATGGTTACTAAATAAGGTCCTATCAAGCGTTCATGACTGTCCCCTAGCGATCATCTAGGCCCTTCATACGAAAAGGAAGGGGCCCTCCCCTTCCTTAAATAACACATCGGATTGTCAATACTAACCCCAATCGTAACCATTGTAGCCATAACCACCATCATAATAGGGGTAAAGCCAGAAAAAAGGATATCTGAAGAAATCATAGGGAAAACGGCGTGGCCGATATCGACGATATCTTCTTCTATAGCCATAACCATTATAGCCGTATCCATCATACCCATATTGTCTGTTCATCTGTTCCGGATCCAATGCTTGGGGAACGAGCATGTTCACGCCTTCTTCGTCCATACCTGTCATAATCCCATCAAATTGGGACCCGTCTCTCATGTGTGCAATGACGTGATAATGCATCCACTGCTGACACAGAGATTTTATATCACCCATAGGCTGATTAACGTTATGTCCTTGATAAGGATGCATGGGCATTTGATTCGGCATTGGTATATTAGGCATCGGCATATGATCTTGCATTGGCATATTGTTTTCCATGATATATGCCTCCTTTCGCCATTAAGATACGTCCTCTATTTGGCATATGGGTATTTTTGCCCAACGCCCCGAAAAGGTTGATATCGGAATATTATGTATTTTAATAAAGCCTGTCACAATGCCTTCAGGTGCTTTGAAGTACTTCAAAATGATTTAAGTTGTACTTTTGAAACGCAAAAATGACGATTAATAGGTTCTTTCAAAAAGCATACCTTTTGAAAAACTCGATTGTAATTCAGGCTATTTTGATCTCCATCATTCCGAGAGAAAACGTGCAAACACCGCATCTTTACAGCATTCTTCGGGCATAGATATTAATCAGATTATTCTGAAATACACCTTTTCGAGGGGACGGGCAAAAACACCCCATATGTTCACCATCCATTGTATTTTGGGCCCATCAATCATTATCCGACTTCCCTAAGACACCGATGTCACAAAATATTATGTATGGACAAACGTCATTAACTGAATGGGTTGCTGTTTTAAGCGATTGGCACACGTGTGACAAACAACGATGTCATCGATTTTGGCATAAGCGACAATCTCATGATGATCAAAATCCCGAGAACAGGCCTCACATTGTCCCATATGAGTCTATTCCCGGGCAAATAACGATGCCTAACCTGTCCCGATTAAAAAGGAGCACGCTCTTATTCGATTAGCGCGCCCGTTAGTTTAAGTAAAATATTTCATAAGCTTGTTTTCGTGGATAAATAAAATAACTCAATAAACACTGGGACATGTTCCAGCTGCTGGTTCATAATAACAATGATTTTTATAACGACCAGTTAAAGGTTCACCGTACCATGTTGGAGGACATGGACCATATGGATTGAAATACCAAAGAGCGTATTTCGCTGGGTGTTGCCTCCAATACTTCAAATTCTTTCTTGCTAATCTTTTTTCAACCTCTCTCGCTCTTCGATAAAATAAACTACCTTTTTGGACAGCTTCAAATGAATAATTTCCTCCTTGTACTTGATAAATGACTTCTTGTATTGTTCTTACATCTGTAAAGTCTAAACAGTCCGCTACACCACGATTAACAACTACATTTCCGACAAACAACATTCCTAGCTTTCCTTCACCTACGGCTTCCGCTCTCATCAACCTTGCCATTAAGTCAACGTCTGAACTTTTGTATTTTATTCTTGGCATTTTTTCACCCCCAAAATATCGTATGAAAAAAAGCCCACTTTTGATTTCAATATTCATATCTAAGCATACTTAATCATTATCTTGAGGGAGAGATCGCTCTTAATGTGTATATGGCAGAATAAAAGTGGCTCTCCCTCAGTTTTGGTGAAACGATGTAACCTAGGTTTTATTCGGGTTAATATGTTTTTTTAAAAGGTTACACTCCTTGATATAGAACACGTTTTTCAATCAGGTCAAAGTTGGCCCTGCCATACATTATCCGCTTGATTGCTTTAAGCCGGTTTATTTGGCCTTCCAGGACGCCATTGTTCCATTCATATTTCAACGCATTGTGAATCGCCTCATAATCAGCTCGGATTCGTTTTGCGAAACGTCTCATTTCTCTAAAAGAGCTTTGCTCCGCATGGGACAACCAGGTTGGGAGATAGTGAAAAAGTCTGTGTCGTATCATTGCCTGAAACGTTTGTACATGCTCATATAATTGTTGAAGGTCTGGGTATTGGTGACACAACCTATCCAAAAATATCCATTTACTTCGTTTCTTAAGGTCTAAGTATGACTGCCATAACCATCGGTGCAGCTTCTTTCTCGTAAGATAAAGTTTGTTGACATGCCCTTTCCGTTTTTGTTTTCGGATATCAGCTATATAGTGGGATACAAGGGAAAAAGACCCCTGATATCCCCTAGAGACAAGTTCCTCATAGATTTCTTTTGCTGTCACGCCTGGCTTGACAGCATCTTTAATCATTGAACGATATGGATCCAGTATACTTGACACGTAACTACCTAGGTAGTAGAATCTACACAAAGATATTACTACTTAGGTAGTATAGATGTGGAGCGTAAAATATGGAAGAAGTTATTGATACGTTAAGAGAACTTGGACTTTCGAGGTATGAAGCTAAGATATATATCGCTCTATTGAGCAATCAACCATCAAATGGAAACAACATCGCAAAAGTATCAGGTGTGCCGACTCCAAAGGTCTACGAAGCTTTGCAGAAAATGAAGGAAAAGGAATTAGTGTTTACTGTATCCGGTGGGACTAACGGCAATCAGGTACGCTACAGTCCTCTTCCATACAAAGAATTACTGGAAACAAAAAAGAATAAGTTTTTGAATCATCTGGAATTTCTTGATCAGTCCCTGAATAATGTTTCTTCCCGGAGTGATGTAGAATGGTCTGAACTATTTATGATAAAGGGTTATTCGTCTTCAATGGAAGTTGTTCAGACAGCCATTGAGGAATGTGATACGCAAATTATACTCAGCTGCTGGAAACGTGAGTTCGATGTTTTGAAGGAATATCTTCTGAAAGCACATAGCCGGGGTGTCGTTGTCGTGACACTAATTTTTGATGATAAACAAGTTGACGTTCCCTGGAAAAATTTCACGCATTACAAGGAAGAATTGGCTGTTGGAAGGCACAGGGGTGAATTGTCAATTGTAGTGGATAATAATAAGGCCATTGTGCTTCAGTCACTTGAGAATTCTCCTCATTCTGTGGTCTCGAGTCATCCGGTGATGGTAACGACGACACGAAATTACATAAGGCATGATATTTATGTTAATCGAATGATTTATGATTTTGAGGATTCAGTCATAGAATACTATGGTCGTAGCTTGGAAAA
This genomic interval from Tuberibacillus sp. Marseille-P3662 contains the following:
- a CDS encoding YjcZ family sporulation protein, which produces MSDYGYGYGGYGKGAGFALIVVLFILLIIVGTSYVY
- a CDS encoding recombinase family protein codes for the protein MLFGYARVSTNDQNLHMQFDTLKHYGVKEENVFAEKITGTKKDRPKFNEMLKYLREGDTVVVYKLDRIGRSTKHLVDLINDFQEKGINFVSLNENIDTTTAMGKLVFTIFSGLAQFERDIISERTKSGLESARARGRQGGRPKKDPSKLDMAFRMYDSKAYSIKEILDATNISRATFYRYLSQRE
- a CDS encoding cell wall hydrolase — translated: MPRIKYKSSDVDLMARLMRAEAVGEGKLGMLFVGNVVVNRGVADCLDFTDVRTIQEVIYQVQGGNYSFEAVQKGSLFYRRAREVEKRLARKNLKYWRQHPAKYALWYFNPYGPCPPTWYGEPLTGRYKNHCYYEPAAGTCPSVY
- a CDS encoding TrmB family transcriptional regulator, whose product is MEEVIDTLRELGLSRYEAKIYIALLSNQPSNGNNIAKVSGVPTPKVYEALQKMKEKELVFTVSGGTNGNQVRYSPLPYKELLETKKNKFLNHLEFLDQSLNNVSSRSDVEWSELFMIKGYSSSMEVVQTAIEECDTQIILSCWKREFDVLKEYLLKAHSRGVVVVTLIFDDKQVDVPWKNFTHYKEELAVGRHRGELSIVVDNNKAIVLQSLENSPHSVVSSHPVMVTTTRNYIRHDIYVNRMIYDFEDSVIEYYGRSLENLISGF
- a CDS encoding transposase, yielding MIKDAVKPGVTAKEIYEELVSRGYQGSFSLVSHYIADIRKQKRKGHVNKLYLTRKKLHRWLWQSYLDLKKRSKWIFLDRLCHQYPDLQQLYEHVQTFQAMIRHRLFHYLPTWLSHAEQSSFREMRRFAKRIRADYEAIHNALKYEWNNGVLEGQINRLKAIKRIMYGRANFDLIEKRVLYQGV
- a CDS encoding putative holin-like toxin — its product is MIDVAPFEVLKLMISFGLLVATIMHGRKR